A region from the Beduinella massiliensis genome encodes:
- a CDS encoding methyltransferase — protein MEKWRKAGERIDDLQFGRMHILQKPGAFCFGTDAVLLADFAAARVGEHVVDFGTGTGILPLLIASRTERTVFDALEIQADMAEMAARSVQMNALTERIRVHHADLRGAAELLGYECADLLVCNPPYGRAGAGLLNPEDTKALARHETACTLPEIAQSAAKVLRNGGRMCVIFPAPRMLELTDCMRAQRLEPKRMRLVYARADKAPKLLLLECIKNGRPMLHMLPPLLMSEMDGSPTAEVERIYRIAR, from the coding sequence ATGGAAAAATGGCGGAAAGCTGGAGAACGGATTGATGACTTACAGTTTGGGCGCATGCACATCCTGCAAAAGCCCGGTGCGTTTTGCTTTGGAACGGACGCCGTGCTGCTAGCTGACTTTGCGGCCGCGCGCGTAGGCGAACACGTGGTGGATTTCGGCACGGGCACGGGGATTCTGCCGCTGCTCATTGCCTCGCGCACGGAGCGCACGGTGTTTGACGCGTTGGAAATCCAGGCGGACATGGCCGAAATGGCGGCGCGCAGCGTTCAGATGAACGCTCTGACGGAGCGCATCCGCGTACATCATGCGGATCTTCGGGGAGCTGCGGAGCTGCTCGGCTATGAATGCGCCGATCTGCTCGTCTGCAACCCGCCCTATGGGCGCGCGGGCGCCGGGCTTCTGAATCCCGAAGATACGAAAGCGCTCGCCCGCCATGAGACGGCGTGTACACTGCCTGAAATTGCGCAGAGCGCCGCGAAGGTGCTGCGCAACGGCGGGCGCATGTGCGTGATCTTTCCCGCGCCGCGCATGCTGGAACTGACGGACTGTATGCGCGCGCAGAGGCTGGAACCCAAGCGCATGCGGCTGGTCTACGCGCGGGCCGACAAAGCCCCCAAGCTTTTGCTGCTGGAATGCATCAAAAACGGCAGGCCCATGCTGCACATGCTGCCGCCGCTTCTGATGAGCGAGATGGACGGCTCACCGACCGCGGAGGTCGAGCGCATCTACCGGATAGCCCGGTAG